The following coding sequences lie in one Capsicum annuum cultivar UCD-10X-F1 chromosome 5, UCD10Xv1.1, whole genome shotgun sequence genomic window:
- the LOC124898475 gene encoding uncharacterized protein LOC124898475, giving the protein MAMLKQLTINLPLVEALEQMLGYAKFMKDLVTKKWIVSYEMVYNIHYYGAISKWSLVHKKSDSGAFTILCTIRPLDFAKALCDLGASINLMPLVVYKKLGLGDPTPMNMRLVIADRSVKRSVGILYDVLVKVASFRFPAAFVILNCEVDLEMPIILVRPFLTIGSVLIDLKANELLFNLNDKVVRFDVCQSMK; this is encoded by the coding sequence ATGGCCATGCTTAAGCAGTTGACAATCAACTTGCCATTagtggaggcactggagcaaatgctCGGGTAcgcaaagtttatgaaagatcttgttACAAAGAAATGGATAGTTAGTTATGAAATGGTGTATAATATTCATTATTATGGTGCTATTTCCAAATGGTCATTGGTGCATAAGAAGTCAGACTCAGGAGCATTTACTATCCTGTGCACTATTAggcctcttgattttgcaaaagctctatgtgatttgggagctagtataaatTTAATGCCGCTTGTTGTGtataagaaactgggtttgggggatcctactcccatGAATATGAGATTAGTTATAGCAGACAGATCTGTGAAGCGGTCCGTAGgaattctatatgatgtattagttaaGGTGGCCAGTTTCAGATTTCCAGCTGCTTTTGTCATTCTCAATTGCGAGGTGGACTTAGAGATGCCCATAATCTTGGTTAGACCTTTTCTCACAATTgggagtgtacttattgatcTAAAGGCAAATGAGCTACTATTCAACTTAAATGATAAAGTAGTTCGATTCGATGTATGCCAGTCCATGAAATAG